GCCATAAAGCCCGGATTCTAACCATTTTTTTAAGACTTTCGGCTAGATAGGCTTGAAGAAAGGTGCCCGCAAAAAATCGCCTGCTCCTCTTGTGTCTTTTGCTATTACCTTAAATGCTGGAATTTGTAGGAGCTGTTTACCTTTAGTTCCGACAAAAACGCATGCGGTGCTTAAAGTGGCCAAGGACTTGGACGAAATTTTCAGCGCTCTCATCGAGAATTTGGCTTGCTGGCGTCCCGCATTTCTGTAATAGTTGATCGAATTCTTCCCTACTGCTTGTTTCCATACCTTTTTTTAAGGTACGGTGTCGATAAAAGCTCCACTCCTAGGAAATGTAAGATCAAGAAGGGGGGCTTCTATCTTTAGTCATTGAGGACTTTATGAACATAACTTCGATTGGCATAAATGTAATCGATGCCAGAGTAAATTGTATAGGAGGCCGCCATGGCTGCGATGATTGTGCTATAGATAGTGAGCTGATCTTTGGTTGTAAAGCCAGTGCTTTCCAAAATCATGAGGAAAATAATCAATATGGATGCAATGCCCTGAATGACAGCTTTTATTTTTCCGCTTATGCGGGCAGCCAAAATGAGTCCTTTAAAGGCGCAAATCGTTCTTAAAGTACTAATAAGAGAATCTCTATAAAGAAAAATAAACAGAATCCAAATTGGAATTGAGACAGGGGGAAGTGTAAAGGTGAGAAACATGGAAATACGGTAGATGCTGTCTGCCATAGGGTCTAAAATTTTTCCTAAATCTGTCACCTTATTGTATTTTCGGGCAATGTACCCATCAAAAACATCCGTAAATTCTGCTGTGATTAGTAGAGCTAGTAGTATCCAGGGCATTACCCATGGGGAGATGCCTAGGGTTGAGTAGGTGCTGTAAACAAATAAAAAAATCGGGCCAACAAAAACTCTAAATAACGTATAGTAGTGTGCAGGACTCATTGCTCTATCACTTTTTTATAAATGTCTAGGTAGGCATTGGAAGATTTGTTCCAACTAAAATCAATATTCATACAATTTATCATTAACTTGCGCCACTTTTCTGGATTTTCTGTCCAACATTTTATGGCTCGATCAAGTGCAGAGTCAATGCCCTGCGCATCAGGATAATCAAAGGTATACCCATTCGTCTCTTCGAATTTATGGCAGGAATAATCCACATCAAAAACAGTGTCTGCCAATCCCCCAGTTTTTCTTACAATCGGCACACTGCCATACTTCATGGCAATCAGTTGTGTAAGACCGCATGGCTCAAAAAGAGAGGGAACAATCAACATATCAGATCCGGCAAAAATCATGTGAGCAAGTTCTTCTTGATGGTGTAAAATGAGATGAATGTGAGGGTGATCAGTAAATTGTTGCTTCAGTTGATGGAACTCACTGCTGATGCTCGCAATAGGGCTGGAACCTAGCAAAACAAACTGCCCTCCCTTTTCGACAATATGAAGGAGAGTGTGTTTAATCATTTCGATTCCTTTTTGGGGAACCAAGCGAGTGATACAGCCAACAATGGGACGATGCGCTTCCGCTAACGTTAGACGTTCGCGCAGCAATTTTTTTATGTAGGCTTTTTTATCAATGGTATTTCTGTCTTTTTTGTCCAAAGGCGTTTCTCGTGATGAGTAATGTGTGGGTAGATAGCGATCGACTTCTGGATTCCAATAGCTGTAATCAATGCCATTTAAAATTCCTGAGAATTTATTGCTATGCTCCCTTAGAGTAGTGTCAAGTCCTCTTCCTCCCTCAGGCGTTTGAACTTCCCACGCATAGTTTTTGGAAACTGTTGTAATGTAGTCAGAATAAACAATGCCCCCTTTTAGCAAATTAAGGATGTCTGGCTGGTACGGATCTTGCATTTTTTCTGGATTAAGATAGCTGTCTCCTTTAAGACCAATCCTATTGAGGTCATGAGAAGCGCATTTCCCCTGATACTCGAGGTTGTGGATGGTAAAAACAGTTTTGGTGGGGTAGCCATTTTTGTCTTTAAACAGATCTTTGTAAAGGACAGAAATAATGGCTGTTTGCCAATCATGCAAATGCAGGATATCCGGGTGTATATTGCTTTGGTCTAGAAAGTCGAGTACTGCTCGAGAAAAATAGAGGTAGCGTTCAATGTCATCTTCACATCCATAGTAGCAGCCGCGCTCAAAAAAGTAACGGGGATGGTGGGGTTCAATGAAATAGACTTTTAAATTTTCAACCCAACCTAGCCAAACAGTATTACTATGCCAATCGTTATCATAAAAAGATAAAACATTTTGTTTGTAGATACTAAGATCGCGGATTTCATCGCTATCCATGCAGTCATATTTGGGAATAATGATGTCGACATCGTGCTTTTTTCGCGAAAGCTCGCGGTTTAAGCCTAACAAAACATCAGCAAGACCTCCGACTTTTGCTACTGGTGCTAGTTCCGATGCGATATGGATGAGATGCATAGGTTGAAGTTCCATGTAAGATGATGAAACTTTAACATACACAATTTAATTTACAATTTCACCATTAATCAAAGGAAAGTAGGTTGTCGTCCTGTTTCGTTGGCCGCTAAGTTGGATCGAGTTTTAATCTAGGTCACTTTTTTATACTTCTTTGAAACCAGCAAGGCTCTCTGCTGGCAATTAACACTAATTGAGCTAAGAAGGAGGTGTTTGTCTTTTTCTGAGAAGAGAAGTAGAGTCATCTGAACCGCTTAAGGTTGAGTCTTCTTCTTCGTCTTCTGAATCACTTTCAACACTTGTTTTTGGGTTTATTGGAAAACCCAAATTTTCATCTTCAATCTCATCTATCTTGTCAAGAATTGCCTTAATCTCCCTCAGTTCATTTTCTCGAAATTCTCTCTGTTCGTCGATTTCATCTAATTCATCATCTGAGACAGTGATTTTTTTCAATACATCTTCTCTCTTGACAAGTTCAATATGACTTTTCTCCATCTGTCGATAGACCGATTGAAAAGAAGTGAGAAGTTTTGCGATCTCATCATCGGAGTTACTTTTGCTTGCCTCTATTAAATTTTTTAAAACCCCTAGATATTCTGGTTGCTTACTCTTGCTGAACCATCCTTTGATGCCTTTTTGTGGGGTTGTTTGAGAAAGCAGAGCTTTAATGCCTTGAGAGACAGCAGATACTCCTTTGTTATTCATATTTAATACATTATCAATAGAGCTTGGATCTGTAAACATATTGCGTAGAATGTTGAAGTCATTATTGGCCCTTTCGTTAGCAGTTCGGTAATGATCCGCTATTTGCTCTCTATCGATATCTTGGTCATCAATTTCATCAATAAGCTGATCGGCGGTCACGCCTGGCGCGCTGAGCTGATCGTCGATAACACGGAATTTTTGGATTTTTGCGAGTTCGCGAATCTCTGGCAATGAATCATCATCGGCAGTGAGAACATACTTTTTGCTTCTCTCTAATTGAGAAATCGTCTTTGTGGAGGTAGCGTTCACTTTTTGTGCCAGGTGCACAAGATAGGCAGAGTCTTCAGATCCTTCATCTCGAGCATCTTTTTTACCTGCGCGAAATTGGAGCTGAATATGAGTGACATGCATAGTATATCCAGACGCTTGTTTCATTTTATTAGGAGAAAGCTGTTTGCTGCCATGAAAAAGACCCATGATGAGAAAATTATCTCTTTGTACTTTTGTAATTTGATCCATGGTGAGCTGGTACTTGGCAGGTTGTCCAGTTTTATGTAAGATCGCGCTATCTACCACAGTAGAATAGGCTCCAGCGGCAAGCCCTGCCATCATTTGTCGATCATCATAAAGATTGGCATCATTATTCGTGGGGATCACGACATTTGTGTAAATGTTTTTTTTCAATTCAATCGTTTGCTCAACTCCATCTTTATCAAGGACTTGGATTGTCCAAGAACGTTCGAAATAGAAGCAACTTGGAGCTTTAAGGCTTTGTGGGGGATCGCGATAGGCCATGGTTTTAATTGCATCACCATCCTTAACAGTTGTGAAAGAGCTTTCAATCTTTAAATCTTTACATTCCTCGATCTTTTTCCCAGTAGCCTCGATAATTTTGCTTTCTATGTAGCTGATAGGTTCTTGATCGTCTGGTATTTTAGTGCTTTTGTCGATTCTTTGAAGGCTTGGTGTTGTACCGGCCTTGAATCCTTGATTTGGGTTAAATGGATCCAAAGAGGAGCCGTTCAATGAACCGTTACTAGATGGATTAGTTGCCGACATAATTGCCCTTTAGTTTATAAAAAACATTAATAACTCCATTCTATCAATAAATAATACTATTGTCAATTTTTGTTAAATTAAAATTAATCCGACTTTTCTTTTAGGTGGGTCTTCTTTGCTTGAAAAATTCCGCTAAAATTCCTTGCAAAATAATGGCACTCTTTTCTAAGATAATTTCTCGTAAGTCAGTAGACGTTTTTGAGTGCGCTAAACAAAAATGTTCATTTAAAAATGAGCTAATGGGGTGTAGCCAAGCGGTAAGGCAGCGGTTTTTGGTACCGCCACGCGGAGGTTCGAATCCTTCCACCCCAATTGGTATGACCTCTAAGGTAACCAAAAAGTGAACAGTTCTGAACAGTCTGATTTTTTATTATTTGCAGGTTCTTCAAACCAAAAATTTGCAAATGAGGTAGCGGATTGTTTAGGTGTTTTGCTTGGTAAAGTCCATATTGATCGCTTTCCCGATGGAGAAATTTCTCTACAAGTCATGGAAAATGTCAGGGGAAGAGACACGTTTGTTTTGCAAACGATTGCTCTAGACCCGAATAATTTGTTACTAGAGCTGCTCATCATGGTTGATGCCCTTAAGCGTGCATCAGCAAAAAGCATTGTAGCAGTCATTCCTTACTTCGGTTACTGCAGACAAGATCGCAAAGACAAACCTCGAGTGCCTATTACAGCTAAACTGGTAGCTAATCTGCTAGAGAATGCTGGGGTAACAAGAGTGATCACTATGGATTTACACGCGGAGCAAATACAAGGTTTTTTTGATATCCCTGTTGATAATCTTTATGCTAGGCCGTTAATGGCTAAAGCAATAAAAGCTTTAAACCTAAATAACCTAGTTGTTGTGGCGCCGGATATAGGCAGTGTCAAAATTGCTAAAACTTACGTTGCACAACTTAACGTTGATTTTGCTGTTGTCGACAAAGATAGAGTAACTGCCTCAAAGGTTGAAACAGTGACTCTGATTGGGGATGTTAAAGGAAAAGATGTACTTCTCGCTGACGATATGTGCACTACAGGTGAAACATTATTGTCAGCAGCGAAAGCATGCCGAGAGAAGGGAGCTCTAAGAATCTTTGCAGTTTTAACTCATGGCTTATTTGTCAATAAAGCCTTAGAGAAAATTGAGCAAAGTCCGATAGAAGCTATATTTGTAGCGAATACAATTCCCTCTGAAAATCGTTTTGCATTTACTAAAAAAATAAAAACGATTTCCGTCTCAAACCTGTTTAGTCAGGCAATTCGGTATAACCTTTCGAATGAGTCCATCTCTTCATTATTTGAGATCAATTATTGCCATTAAGAAATCTTTAGTGAAGATTTTAAGGGCATGAGACGAGTTTTTGCAGCGATGGAAAGCTCCTGTTGGCTGCCGGCTCGGTAAACATTAATTAAGGAGAAAAAATGGAACTACAAGTTTCTAAACGTGATTCAACGAGAAAATGCGAAGCAAAACGCTTGCGCAGGGAAGGGCAAATTCCGGCTGTTATTTACAACCGTAATCAACCTGGTGAAACAGTGAGTATTGACAACACTGTCTTTTCAGCATTCTTGCGCAAAATCACTCCAGGTCATCTGCCGACGACGGTTTTTACATTGATTGGGGCCGAGAAAACGCGCAAAGCAATTTTAAAAGATATCCAGTACCACCCAACGACTTACAGTGTTATTCATCTTGATTTTGAAGAACTTGTAGATAACATCCCCGTTAACGTTAAGGTTCCTGTTGAATTTACTGGCGTAGCGGATAGCTCCGGCCTTAAGCTTGGTGGTGTATTACGTCATGTAAAAAGACACATCAAAGTAAACTGTTTACCAAAAGACATTCCAAGCCATTTTCAATTAGATGTTAGAGAGATGAGCATTCTGGAAAACAAAAAAGTCAAAGACTTGACAATTCCTGAAAATGTCCGCTCTTTAGTTGATGAAAACCA
The window above is part of the Chlamydiales bacterium STE3 genome. Proteins encoded here:
- a CDS encoding Ribose-phosphate pyrophosphokinase (Product derived from UniProtKB/Swiss-Prot:Q7M8J0;Gene name derived from UniProtKB/Swiss-Prot:Q7M8J0;EC number derived from UniProtKB/Swiss-Prot:Q7M8J0), which encodes MNSSEQSDFLLFAGSSNQKFANEVADCLGVLLGKVHIDRFPDGEISLQVMENVRGRDTFVLQTIALDPNNLLLELLIMVDALKRASAKSIVAVIPYFGYCRQDRKDKPRVPITAKLVANLLENAGVTRVITMDLHAEQIQGFFDIPVDNLYARPLMAKAIKALNLNNLVVVAPDIGSVKIAKTYVAQLNVDFAVVDKDRVTASKVETVTLIGDVKGKDVLLADDMCTTGETLLSAAKACREKGALRIFAVLTHGLFVNKALEKIEQSPIEAIFVANTIPSENRFAFTKKIKTISVSNLFSQAIRYNLSNESISSLFEINYCH
- a CDS encoding Glycogen synthase (Product derived from UniProtKB/Swiss-Prot:Q6MAS9;Gene name derived from UniProtKB/Swiss-Prot:Q6MAS9;EC number derived from UniProtKB/Swiss-Prot:Q6MAS9), coding for MELQPMHLIHIASELAPVAKVGGLADVLLGLNRELSRKKHDVDIIIPKYDCMDSDEIRDLSIYKQNVLSFYDNDWHSNTVWLGWVENLKVYFIEPHHPRYFFERGCYYGCEDDIERYLYFSRAVLDFLDQSNIHPDILHLHDWQTAIISVLYKDLFKDKNGYPTKTVFTIHNLEYQGKCASHDLNRIGLKGDSYLNPEKMQDPYQPDILNLLKGGIVYSDYITTVSKNYAWEVQTPEGGRGLDTTLREHSNKFSGILNGIDYSYWNPEVDRYLPTHYSSRETPLDKKDRNTIDKKAYIKKLLRERLTLAEAHRPIVGCITRLVPQKGIEMIKHTLLHIVEKGGQFVLLGSSPIASISSEFHQLKQQFTDHPHIHLILHHQEELAHMIFAGSDMLIVPSLFEPCGLTQLIAMKYGSVPIVRKTGGLADTVFDVDYSCHKFEETNGYTFDYPDAQGIDSALDRAIKCWTENPEKWRKLMINCMNIDFSWNKSSNAYLDIYKKVIEQ
- a CDS encoding 50S ribosomal protein L25 (Product derived from UniProtKB/Swiss-Prot:Q6MAT1;Gene name derived from UniProtKB/Swiss-Prot:Q6MAT1), which encodes MELQVSKRDSTRKCEAKRLRREGQIPAVIYNRNQPGETVSIDNTVFSAFLRKITPGHLPTTVFTLIGAEKTRKAILKDIQYHPTTYSVIHLDFEELVDNIPVNVKVPVEFTGVADSSGLKLGGVLRHVKRHIKVNCLPKDIPSHFQLDVREMSILENKKVKDLTIPENVRSLVDENQVIVVIAKR
- a CDS encoding CDP-diacylglycerol--glycerol-3-phosphate 3-phosphatidyltransferase (Product derived from UniProtKB/Swiss-Prot:P46322;Gene name derived from UniProtKB/Swiss-Prot:P46322;EC number derived from UniProtKB/Swiss-Prot:P46322), whose product is MSPAHYYTLFRVFVGPIFLFVYSTYSTLGISPWVMPWILLALLITAEFTDVFDGYIARKYNKVTDLGKILDPMADSIYRISMFLTFTLPPVSIPIWILFIFLYRDSLISTLRTICAFKGLILAARISGKIKAVIQGIASILIIFLMILESTGFTTKDQLTIYSTIIAAMAASYTIYSGIDYIYANRSYVHKVLND